A segment of the Salminus brasiliensis chromosome 5, fSalBra1.hap2, whole genome shotgun sequence genome:
GTATAATAAAAGGCTAACCAGCAGTATTCCACCGCAACACTCAGTAGTGGATACATATTTTACTGAATTACTGAAGATCAGTGTTTTGATCTAATATTTTGTTCTTAAAGTAAGGGTTTAAGAATACAACACAGAATGGTTTGGATGTTTAAATGCCTGGTTAAGTGGTTCTTCAGATTGTCATAAACCCTTAAAAAGTtctatatagcattagaataagataagataatcctttatttgtcccacagtggggaaattctcaaaaacaaaaaattctGCCATTGTTCTACTTTGCTGAGAGCGCGTTTCACTATTGAACTTTGAAATTTAgcctaattaaattaatttgacataaaacatgaaTAGGCCTATGAACATTTTCAGATGGTTATTGGGGAACCTAATGATTTACAAGGGCTTCCAGAATGGGGGAAACACTGCCTGATGGCACTGATGCAGTGAAACTTACTTAGTTTTGttgtctctctttccctttctcacTTTTGCTCTCTTAACCTCTCCCCAGTCTGATTGTTCTGGGCCTCAAACACTTCAGTGAGACAGAGTTCCCCTACCATCTAATGAGTCAGTATCTCATTCGGCCTAAGAAGCTGGATCAACTGAGAGTTCGTGTGAAAGACATGTGCTCAAGCAGGTCTGCAGACAATATCATCAAGGTACCTCAAATTGAACTACTTCCATGAAGCTGTATGATACTTacttgttttataaataaataaaaaagctcaTGCTGTTTTCCTTCAGTTTTACTGCCAGCACCATGTTGTTCCTCCTCTGCCAGTGGCCTGCTGTCCAGTTCTCCCTGGAGAGGAATGCCCccctgtggagagagagaggaacatcATGCCCAATTGGCTTAGGGTACAGTATCCTCTACCCTATAATATAGCCTTTTTCTAATATTAGGAAACTAACACATACTGATTCCCAGTGCCTCCTCATTTGTTTCTTGTAAAATAAATTGAAAGTGTTGAATTCTTCTTTTAACAGAAAAGTTTGCCACACATCCATAAAGTAGTGTTTGAGGGCCAATCAGAAGAAAAACAACCATCTGATAATGGGAAAACTAAAGCTTCACCTCAGCTTGTCTTTCCTGATAGAACACAATACCCTAAATGCCTCCCTAAAGGTTTGACTCTTCAGCTGCATCCTTCGGCCAGGCGACAGAGTTCTGCACGACCACCCAAACCCCGCCCTCTGCATGGTTTTGCACAGCCTTCTCTTACACCATTGGCTAAAGCGCCTACTTGTTCTTCAGGCACCATTAATTTATTGCCAACAGTACCAACATCTCTCCCCTCTCAAGGAGTCATTCTACTGACTCAGACCCCTTGCATCCCAGTGAATGGGGCCCTGCCGGTGAGCCAAATGACCTCCACACCTGCTCATGGAACAGTGCCATTAAGCAGTGTTGGCCCTGTTAACTTCCAGTATGTTGTTCCACAGCAAGGGTGTGTTAACCCTGTTGAGCCTCCTGCTAGTTTGCCTCCTTCTGTAGTACATGTACCCTCAACTCCAGCTATAGCCTGTAATACCCCTGTATCCAGGAATGGGTTAGTTACAACGTGTGTAATACAGTCTGTGCCAAAGAAAGCAGTGGTGCCTAAGAAACAAATCATGCCTAGAAAGCTGCACCCTATCAAGCCCTCTCCTTTGAATCCAGTCCATCAGCTGTCCCAGATTATTCCATTCGCTCCTGGGGCTGCAATGAATGTGAATTTGGGCACCACAGCACCAATAGTGGAACAAGCCATGACTGCAAACTTTGCTGAAAACGTCACTAATGCTGTTCCATCTATGGTCATTATCCAGCCTTCCTCGTCATTGGACAATGCCGCTATCCATCCACAAGTTGCCACACAGGGATGGGTAAAGTCCTCCAATAGCCTTCCCACTCAGGATTCAATCATGAACATCCCTCACGTAGGAACACTGGCCAGGCCATTGTTGCCTAGCAACAATGTCAGAATCCCAAGCCCAGACGGTCCTAAGAAACCAGCAGAGAGTGATCTTAAATTCAAGTCTAGTCCTGTGTTTTtctcacacactccctcccCTCCACTCCAAGCTATTGAGAATCTCAGATCAAGCACTGTAATGCCAAACATGGACCATCAAGAACATCATGAAAGTGTCCCCAACACTCTAGATAACGGTCCCAAGTCTAGCTCACTTTTGCCTCAAAACAGCAGTGCTGGAGCTACACCACCAGCTGCCAGCCTGCAGAATCTCTCAGCTTTTACTGGTCCACCAGCAGATAACTCCCAGTACATGCTGGTTCAGGCAGCTTTGCAGGGAGGTGCACCACAGTTTCTTCTTGTCCCCAAAAGCAGTCTGCTGTCAAATCAGCCTGCGCTGCATGCTCCTGAGAGTGAAAGCAGAGTGCctcaacaacacacaacactcTCTAAATCTGAGACTTTTCACACCTCAGGCGTGCCAAATGTCAGAGAAGATAACGTGTCACTTGGTGTTGGACTGCCTTCAGAAGGTGCAGTCATCCAGATCACAGCTCCATCATGCACAGACCATGGTGCTGGTGAGGTGTGGAAAGAGGAGATGGAGGTTGGAGCAGAGGTGGGTGGAGAGGAGATGGCAGGCGCCCTTTTTGGAAGCCCTTTTCTTAAGCTGTCTGAGTCCTCCTGTAGCCCAGGCTCCAGTCTGAGCAGCAACAATATGGACACAGAGGTTTCAGAGATCATGATGGAGAACAGCTGGGAAAGCCCCAGATGTGAAGAACAGAGTAAAGACCGAGATGGTCTTTCCGAGTCTGGCAAAAAGGAACAGGGGAAAGGCAGTGAGCGCATGTATGCTTCTGTTACAGTTAAACTAGGAAATTTAAGAGCAGAACATGAAGTACCAGGGCTGCTTACAATCAGCTCTGGGGCTGAGAACCAGGAGACACCTGGAGGAGGCGAAGGGCAAAGTGAAGGGAACAGAAGGGAAGGTGAGGAGGGAGAGGGGCAGCACAATGGAGAGAGTGGAGGAAGGGAAGAAAGAGATGGAAATGAagaaggagagaagaaaggagatgGAGAAGGTGGTGGGGAAGGAGACGGTAATGGAGGGCGGCAAGGGAATGGAGGGGGAGATAAGAATGATGAAGAGaaggatggagatggagagcgtgaagaggaagaagaggactTTGACGAGCTCACACAGGACGAAGATGAAGAGGAAGTGATGTCCTCAGCATCAGAGGAATCTGTCCTTTCGGTGCCTGAACTGCAGGTTAGTACCTCACCATTGACTTTTTGGAGAAATTGTCAAAATGTCCTGAAATTGGCAGCATTGTAAGCATAAAGGTGCAGCAGAATTAATTTAGGTAGCACTCTAGTGTAGTCCACAGGGGTTGGGGGGGTTGCTTGCTGAACAGACATTTCCCCAGTGGCTTACATTACATTCATACTCTCCATAGCCAGGAGTGCTTTTGATCGACCTCCAGAGGAAAAGATGAGATGGGCAGGGATTTCTCTTTCTTACTGTAACTTGTTTGCTCACCACTGCAGGAGACAATGGAGAAGCTGACGTGGTTGGCATCAGAGCGGAGACTATGTGGGGAAGGTGATTCAGAAGAGGACAACTCTCCAAACTCTCCCACCTCCCCAACCTCACCCACCTCCCCAATCTCTCAAAACTCCCAGGAAGAGAATTCGGAAGATGAGGAGGATGGGGCGATGAAGGGAGAGGAGCTGGAACCCACGGAGGGGGATGGAGGAAAACTGCCTGAAGGAGACGCACCTCAGGAAGACGATCCTCCACAGACTAGTGGGAAAGGAGCAGGACGTGGCAGAGGTTAGGGATGAAACCATGAGCTTCTGTTTATGTTTTTAGATGGGTTTAATCTTGTTCTTATCTAAATCTATCTCTCAGGTTCCAAACAATAGCAAGACATTGTTTTCATTTATTGCACTCTGCAGGCCGTGGTCGCCCTCCACCCCGCAATCTGAAGCGTAGCAGACGTCAGGAACGGGGAAgcaaagatacctctaaactCCTCCTTCTTTATGATGACCACATCTTGGATAATGATCCAATGAGGGAAAGCAAGGACATAGCCTTTGCCCAGGCCTACCTAAACAGGGTCAGTGGACTTGGCTAATAAATGGCCTGCTTATTTtgaaaatacaaaacagaattTTCATTGCTTTCAAAGAATATCCTGGCTTTTAAGCCTATTGTCTATTTGCCACATCTGTATCAAACgcgtttatttgtatagtgttcggattttctttttgtttctgtGCATTGAATCAGTTGTATGTTACAGATGCTGCACATTGACATTGGTTAATGAAAAGATGGACTACTCCATTACATTCATGCACTGCTATGTTGTCATCCGATTGTAAAAAGCAACTTAATTATTTCCCTTTGTCATCTTGTCATTATTTTTTCTCAGGTGCGGGAGGCTATGCAGGATACTCCTGGTAAAATGGAGGAGTTTTTGAGTCTGCTGTATGAGTTTGAGCAGGGAGGGGAGGGCCGTAGTGCAGTGGAACTCTTTTCTCAGCTAAAACCTCTCCTCAAAGACTGGCCTGAGCTGCTGAGTGACTTTGCTGCCTTTCTTCTCCCagagcaggctctggagtgtgGACTGGTATGTGCATCTTGTATTCTACCAAGTCTTTTATAATAACGTTTTGTTCCTCACCATTCCACTTCATATAGAGATTTTACTGCAGGGTCTTTTTTGTAACGTTGTTATGCTAATATCTGTAGTTGGATGCAGTAAAAAAATCTTCATTTTAAGAACAAGCAGTGTGATGTACTGCATTAAAGGGTTGTCTATTTTAATTGTTTTCCCTAGTTTGAGGAACAGCAGGCATTTGAGCGTAGCAGGAGGTTCCTGAGACAGCTAGAGATCAGTTTTGGGGAGAATCCCTCTCACTACCAGAAGATTGTGAGAGCACTGCAGGCTGGGGCAGCCTTCACACCTTCAGGCATAGAGGAGGTAAAAGAGGACATGTTGGAACTTAATGCACGTTGCCCTGGAAGACTATTACTAAAAAATATTCTAGTCTGTGGCTGAACTTTATTTTGTGCCCAGAATTTCAGTCCTCAGTTTATTGCTTATTTTCCTACATTCCAATACATTATAGTCGGGGGCTCATTTTTTGTGTCTTAATTAATCCTATTCTGTTTTGGTGTCTCAGCTCAAGGCCCAGATGGCCACCCTTCTCAAAGGTCATACACACCTGCAGGGAGAATTCTCTGTGTTTTTTGATGAGCTCCGACCGCCACCAGCACGCCCGGGGCAGTTTGAGGAGGCAGTGTGGCCTGAGGATGCAGGGAGCGGACTGGAGGGAGGAGATGGAAGTGTAAGCTTGACAAGTGGCGGGGCGGTGAGTGGTGGGTTTGAGGAAGTCACACTCCCTGAtttggaagaagaagaggaaactCAAAAGATTCCTCAGATAACAGGCAGAAGCAGGAGAAGGAAAGAACTTGGCACACACAGGAATTACAAGGTGAGACTGCTGAGAACATGCTGCTGGTAACATTTCACTCATATATGAATGCGGTCTTTAATCAGTTTTCTAAACCATGATGTTATGTTGTCAGCAGGACTGTGATTGGCCAGAGAAGGACTGCCCCTGCCACTGCCATGACTCCAGTCATGAAGCAAAGCATCGCCGTCACAAAAGGAAAGGCTGCCCACGCTGCCATAGCCACAAGGTGCCTCGTATTTTTTCAGTCTGTGTATGTTAATTTTCAAAAAACATATCTATGTAATATAATGTTACAATATTTGATAACAATAGTAGCTTTTATTCTGAGGTCAGGATTTGTTTGACAGTATTTTGTGTGTCTTAAATCAATAGTGtgtctgatttatttatttatttatctatatatatatatttatctatatctCACACACAAGATACAGATAAGATGCAACCCCTAAAAATAGAAATGTTTCTTTGCTCTTTCAGGGCACTGATGGCTCCAAAGCACTAAAGAATGGTGATCAGTCATTCCCAACAGCACACCCTCTACCTGAGAAAGGGGAAGAAAGGGAAGAGACTGAAAGAggtgaagaggagagagaggaagaaaaagagacagaaactGAGGTTAAAGATGAGTCTGGCAGTGGAGTGAACAGTCCACATCACGGTACACAAACCGCTCTGTTCTATTGCAATGCCCTTAACCACCAATACCACAACCCtttattttattgcattatACTATACTCGTTTGTGTGGAGCTGTGGTTGTTGATTTTGTAAAAAGTACTTACAGAAAGTATTCTTCAGTCTTGACAGATTCCAAATCTGTTTCTTTATCAGAGCCAGAGGGACAAACGTGGGGGGGCAATGAAGGAGACCCTCCCCCCAACCCTGATGAAAGGGATGACGAAGAAGAGGtggatgaggaggaagaggagtggAAAGATGGAGAGGGGGAGCGCTGTTCTTCCAGCAAGCCCAGCAGAGATGAAGAGAGGGCAGTAACTGAACAAGCAGAGCCTTCTCTTACTCAGtcaggagacagagagatgatGCAGAGCCGACAGAGCCCCTCCTCCGACGCTCCAGTCTGTGCTAAGAACATCTCCCTCACACCCAGCGGAGAGAGGGTTGTTCTCTGGACAAGGTAGCATTCAGTTAACAGGGATGGTCAAATGCTAAAAAAACATGGTAAACAAGTAACCAGAAAGTGTTTGTTTCtttatacaaaatacaaaaagcaATCGCTATTACAATTTTAGATGAACAAATAAAATCTATTTTAAATTTGTCTGCAATTCAATCTCACTTCAAAATCTGGTGGAAAGGTGTTGCACTTCCCTTTTTATAACCCAAATTGTAGCTTAGTTGTAGAATTATTAGGGTTTGTTGGTATTACACGCTGGAAAACCTGGTCTATGTAATAACTAAATTTAGTTATAAAGTTTGTCTGGTGCTCGTTTCTTTATTTCAGTGTTATTTTCTCCTGTTTTCAGAGAGGCTGATCGGGTCATTCTAACTGCCTGTCAACAGCAAGGAGCCAACCCGAGCACGTTTCAGGCTGTGTCAGCTCAGCTCGGCAACAAAACTGCCAGTGAGGTACTACTCTTTTCCAAAAATTACATAAGGATATTTTGTTGGCTGAGGGTTTGCGATCAGGTCTCGCATGTCAAACAGCAGGCCATGTTGTAGCCAGATGTGAAGTTGCCCTTAATACACTTGCTGTGCTCTGTAGGTTTCCAAGAGGTTTCGGGACCTGATGCGCCTGTTCCACACTTCAGCTCGTCAGGCCAGTTCAGAGGACGAGGGCACTGAACAGCAATCAGCCACTGACGAGGAGCAGGACTGACCTGATGGTGAACTGAAATATACCAGCTAAAGATACAGATTACACACTGGGATGTGACAAGGAGCATGGGTTCACATTTTACTGCTATAACCTGAATTCCTGCTGCCAGCCTCTCCAAAATGGAAACCGTTTTCATGGCAAGCTTGAAAATTaacaagagagacagaaaatatTAGTAACCCAATTAATCACCAGCAAACTAAATGTGAGAATGGCAGCTGCTTACTCCAAAAGATTGGACAGACTTTGCAAAGGACAAAAATAACTGGTACAATGTACCACAGAACAAGACCAGCTTAGACTTTACGTGCTTGTTTCACTATGGACAGATGATTTGTAAATCTTTGACTATAAGAGGGGGCAAGTCCCCATTATGTACAGTATTTTTATATCAGGAGTTGATTTACGTTTTCTTTCCCATGTGTGTTTCCTGTATGTTTTTCATAAGAGAAAAATACTTGCTTAAGGAAATGATCTAGATGACAGCTGTTAATAAAAGGCttgtttgtatttatatatttaatgtatgttCTAGTGCATTGTTCCTATTGTGATTTTTCTGAGCTTGAGGTGTATACGAGAGTTGTTACTGCTTCAGTTTCAACATAAAGGAAAAAACGGTTCTGGATTCTGTGTGAATGCTACTTTTGTATTCGGTCCCAATAAGAGCGGTACAAGAATTGTTTAGCTCTTTTaggggaataaaaaaaaatcatgttccTTTTTGAGCGGCGCGGTGGTGTTGCAGACAATATGTGCCCCAACAGCTCTACGGCCCTGGATTCAATCCTTGCTCTGGTCACTACCTGTGTAGAGTTGTGGTGTGTTCTTCCTGTGTCCGTTTAAGTCTCTTATAGGTGCACTGGTTTCCTAAATTGCTAAATTGCCCcgggtgtgagtgaatgggtgagtggTACCCTGCAAAGGACTGGCATTATTCCTGCCAGCCGCCCAATGATGCCAGGCAGGCTCCGGACCCATCGCGACCCTGAGCAGAAATGCATAAGAATAATGAGTGTTACTCTTTGGCCATAGAGTGGAGATCTACTCACTTTATTTGTTCAGCTTGTCCTTTTAAGACTTTTTGTCAATCCAGTGGTCGAGCTCTGTGTATGAGCAGGTAAGAGAAGTTCACTTTGTGGGTAGTCTATACTTTTGGTTCAGGTCATCAAACTATCTGAGAAATATTACACTGTAGTTTCatcatttttgtgtttgttggtTATAGAGCTTGATAAGGTAAGAAGGCAGAAAAATATTACATTCCCTCTTTAAATAAATCATTCCTCTAAAAATCTGTTCctgtaatttaataaatcattccctaaATTAAAAATCTGTTCTCTCCAATGAATAAATCACTCAATTTAAAAATCCTGTTCTCTCAATTTagcaatcatttttttttatttaataaatcgCTTCCTCAGTTTAGCAATATTTTCtcctaatttaataaatcgttccctcaattAGGCAATCCTTCCTCTTAATTTAATAGATCACCCCCTCAATTACATAAATCCTTttaaaaatgtgcaaataatTTCTATCATTTCTAAGTTAACAATCTGTTTTAACAAAATTTTGCTccctaaatgtaataatttgttCTTGTAATGTTTTGAATTGTCCAATCCAATAAATCCTTCTCTCAATGTAGCTGtccgttccctcgatttaaatAAAGTGCCCCCTCTACACTGCAGGGACGAGTTCAGTGTGTGATCATCCTGTCCCTGTCCTGACTCCTCACTCCACAGTCTGCTCATATGGGTTGGTCTCGTGTCTGAGTGAGTGGGAGGGGCTTGCCGAAGTTGGGCATTGTAAGTCAGTCTCCTCAGCCAATCAGTGAGCGCCTCCGCTGCTGCGCTTTCCCCAACGCGGAGCTGAACTTCTAGTATGAGTACCTGGAGTTAGCTAGGTCAGACCCTTCGGACATAACGAGTCGCATTAAAGGGGTTATAGGCTGTTAACTGACATGTCGCTTAATCGTTCGGTTCACATGTATTTGCTTCCCTTCGCTTTCCTTTGTCTGGGCGTCTTGCTGAAGGCGTCTGTGGAGGGCAGCGATGTGCTGGAACTGGGGGACGCTGATTTTGAGGTCCGTGTGGAGGCACGTGACACTGTGCTGGTGGAGTTCTTCGCCCCTTGGTAGGCAGCCCTTCATTATACAGACAGCTAATCTAGCTAATCTAGCTAACCACGGGGTGGGTGCAAAATGCATTTGGTGATcttagctaacaggctaactaTGCGACGGTATACCAGTTTCACAGGGTCACTGTGCTTGGTGATTTAGCTGTATTGCTAATTAGCCATAGTAACGTTACAGTACCCCAGCACATTCACTACCCTACCCTATACCTTATACCTTATACCTTACCCCTTTTCCTGTGTTCACAGTGAGACAGTGTTAACGAGCTAGCCAggaaaataatatttacattttttttacacatttttttgtttgtttttccttgttcattaatttaatttaatgaataattccctacatttattaaatcataccctacatttaataaatcgttcccttcATTTAACAGTCTGGTTcctctaatttaataaattgattTAACCCTCAATTTAGAGGAGACTCTTCAGTTAAaatgagggaacaatttattaaatcttCAGGacggtttattaaattgagaaaatgtaaatgtaaatcagtgTTCATTTGGCTTCACAATAATCTTACAGGTGTTGTCACATTTCACCTGTGTAACTAATAGCCTCTCTTCTCTGCACCTGCAGGTGTGGTCATTGTCAGAGGTTAGCACCCGAATATGAAGCTGCTGCCACCAGGTTAAAGGGGACTGTGTCCCTAGCAAAGGTAAGCACATGATGTGATAGCGGTAGCCCCTTTCCTGTAAAGTCAGCCAATCAAATCGCACTCTGCATGCTGATCTGATGGTCCACTGGTCCACGAATCACTGgagctgcattctctggagATGATGGAGATCCATCCTTTACCTTCGGAATGATCATTTAAGCATCTAACCATCAGTACCTGACTGTTATAATGATTGTatgtctgaatgcaatcaaatcctccctgCTGTGATCAGGTTGACTGCACTGTAAACTCTGAGACATGTGGGAAGTTTGGGGTGAATGGATATCCCACTCTGAAAATCTTCCGTAATGGAGAGGAGGCCTCTTCGTACGATGGCCCCCGGACAGCAGGTGTGTGTACTTCAACTGTAACCCAATCTTGATTAAAGCTTCATGCTTTTGTCATTGTATGATCAGATTTGAGTGTTATTCTTTTACCTTTACAGATGGAATTGTGAGCTATATGAAGAAGCAGGCAGGGCCGAGCTCTGTACCCCTGCACAGCGAGGCTGACTTGGACTCTTTTATAAACACTTTTGAAGCGAGTGTTGTGGGTGAGTTATAATCATTTTTCCCAGTAATGTGAAAACCACTGATCTGAAAGCTTGTTTTGAATGTAAGTGTTGTACCACAGTTATTTGTACGAGAGGCATTTAATTAGTACCAACATCTCCCAATATTAGGAATGCATCAGTCAtgattgtttttaaatattatttaatttaattaaatttaattacacCGTATAGACATGCTTTGAGTAAATGTAGTTCTGGTACTTTCCAGTACAGTACCAGCTTTTTtatcagtttttattttaattaaaatttaaaaggAAAAATGAAAATTTAAATAAGAAGTGCTCAATCGTCATGTCTgctgtcctccgcatttaagcCATCCATAGAGTAAACACACGCATAGGGAGCAatgagcacatgtgcccggaACGGTGGGCAGCCCTGGctgcagcgcccagggagcagatgGGGGTTGGGTGCCTTCAGTCACATCCTTTTATTTTGGAGAATTAGGTCGGCAACCTTCTGGTCACAAGGCTGCTTCTGTAACGTTCAGgacagaattattcacacaaaaaataaatataaaaaatctacagatttttaaaaataagagACCTGtccaaaagctttttttttgtttacaagaATTGGGTTTCAGTTGTGTTAGCATTTGATATTTTTACGATATAATTCTCACATATAAAAATTATGTCTCCCATTTAGAGCCATATAAATAAGCTTTCTCTTTGTCCCTAAAATTAATATGATGAAAACTGATGAAAGTGTGGTAAACTGTGTAATCACAGTAATACACTTGAGGTTGTGCTATGCTGTGGAAATGCTGGTGCTCCTTGTATTTTTAGAGAAGTATTTCCTTGACCAATGACAGTTTTACAAAACCCGTTCTTACCTATGAAGGAACTTCAAAGCCAAACCTGCATCTCTGCAGTTTTGTTGCACCACTGTGCCATTTCACTAGACCTGAGTCAGCCTCTGCTGTCTGTCATATTGTCCATTTAGATGTCCTATCAGCAGACTTCAGAGTAGGCTATTTAAATGCCTTGGGTCTAATTTTAAAGGACAGATTGTTCCTACTTTTGTCTTCCTGTCCCTGTGCACCAGGCTTTTTCTCAGGACCTGACAGTCTGCAGCTTGCTGAGTTTCTGAAGGCCTCCAGTGTGTTAAGGGACAGCTATCGATTTGCCCATGCCACAGATCTGGGAATAGGGCTGAAACATGGCGTGGATGCTGAGTATGTGGAAAGGATGAGCTTTAAAAGCTAATCAGCAAAACCGTTTGAAATACTGTTAATTATTGATAACAATATTAACTATTGTATCA
Coding sequences within it:
- the gon4lb gene encoding GON-4-like protein isoform X2, producing MKTGRGRKSSSPEPLAVPSKVVRRDSVSGSHGVCRLTSSPAKRIFTPTKRKNSSLPRRPFLNFKCHGQRQDYTEREHERSPGFHSEEDTELGLVITLDEERGEKEEQLKRKSGGKLKKVALTNSDRALPDKESVTDETDQETDQEEDSEEEFRKLDRDLAIKSKQHNLTSVNVRNIIHEVITNEHVVAMMKAAIRETQDMPMFEPKMTRSKLKEVVEKGVGIPTWNISPIKKSNEVKPPQFVDIHLEDEEDSSDEEYHPDEDEEDETAEETILESDMDSIASSPRISRQGRSRTPIELSEYDEERSSSPRPQPRPSRHLRVEAVPMGPPAPPSQSCGSSRTPKTIDSFMEKLYAVDEELELNPLCMEPYQTLNSNAEESLVACRTRSKRPLRDIPLDQLEAELCAPDITPDMYDYVSAVEDREWSQWLQGLMTSHLDNEEEGDDDDDPEYNFLDDLDEPDLEDYRNDRAVRITKKEVNELMEELFETFRDDLRVNKQDEGREEDEERDGETSPQSAAKFNVPQAIRFEEPLAHMLTACRRTVREQLDALHQRREQQSRPNQSAPGTTMVLIPPPCTLVVTATQKQQLQQQIQQHVQLLTQVNMLCSPVEALQSQAGTTKLFLTELQSFAERAEQVRAAVDPGFRSVFRVCNLQPSLNLLEELKQTPLPHVPSTKITRSRAVNPYPLLPTHLAWLFATRSTFLYPELLPHCSLDPDLQPPRSKNFYTKGEDGLIVLGLKHFSETEFPYHLMSQYLIRPKKLDQLRVRVKDMCSSRSADNIIKFYCQHHVVPPLPVACCPVLPGEECPPVERERNIMPNWLRKSLPHIHKVVFEGQSEEKQPSDNGKTKASPQLVFPDRTQYPKCLPKGLTLQLHPSARRQSSARPPKPRPLHGFAQPSLTPLAKAPTCSSGTINLLPTVPTSLPSQGVILLTQTPCIPVNGALPVSQMTSTPAHGTVPLSSVGPVNFQYVVPQQGCVNPVEPPASLPPSVVHVPSTPAIACNTPVSRNGLVTTCVIQSVPKKAVVPKKQIMPRKLHPIKPSPLNPVHQLSQIIPFAPGAAMNVNLGTTAPIVEQAMTANFAENVTNAVPSMVIIQPSSSLDNAAIHPQVATQGWVKSSNSLPTQDSIMNIPHVGTLARPLLPSNNVRIPSPDGPKKPAESDLKFKSSPVFFSHTPSPPLQAIENLRSSTVMPNMDHQEHHESVPNTLDNGPKSSSLLPQNSSAGATPPAASLQNLSAFTGPPADNSQYMLVQAALQGGAPQFLLVPKSSLLSNQPALHAPESESRVPQQHTTLSKSETFHTSGVPNVREDNVSLGVGLPSEGAVIQITAPSCTDHGAGEVWKEEMEVGAEVGGEEMAGALFGSPFLKLSESSCSPGSSLSSNNMDTEVSEIMMENSWESPRCEEQSKDRDGLSESGKKEQGKGSERMYASVTVKLGNLRAEHEVPGLLTISSGAENQETPGGGEGQSEGNRREGEEGEGQHNGESGGREERDGNEEGEKKGDGEGGGEGDGNGGRQGNGGGDKNDEEKDGDGEREEEEEDFDELTQDEDEEEVMSSASEESVLSVPELQETMEKLTWLASERRLCGEGDSEEDNSPNSPTSPTSPTSPISQNSQEENSEDEEDGAMKGEELEPTEGDGGKLPEGDAPQEDDPPQTSGKGAGRGRGRGRPPPRNLKRSRRQERGSKDTSKLLLLYDDHILDNDPMRESKDIAFAQAYLNRVREAMQDTPGKMEEFLSLLYEFEQGGEGRSAVELFSQLKPLLKDWPELLSDFAAFLLPEQALECGLFEEQQAFERSRRFLRQLEISFGENPSHYQKIVRALQAGAAFTPSGIEELKAQMATLLKGHTHLQGEFSVFFDELRPPPARPGQFEEAVWPEDAGSGLEGGDGSVSLTSGGAVSGGFEEVTLPDLEEEEETQKIPQITGRSRRRKELGTHRNYKDCDWPEKDCPCHCHDSSHEAKHRRHKRKGCPRCHSHKGTDGSKALKNGDQSFPTAHPLPEKGEEREETERGEEEREEEKETETEVKDESGSGVNSPHHVLTDSKSVSLSEPEGQTWGGNEGDPPPNPDERDDEEEVDEEEEEWKDGEGERCSSSKPSRDEERAVTEQAEPSLTQSGDREMMQSRQSPSSDAPVCAKNISLTPSGERVVLWTREADRVILTACQQQGANPSTFQAVSAQLGNKTASEVSKRFRDLMRLFHTSARQASSEDEGTEQQSATDEEQD